Genomic window (Pseudomonas sp. MM211):
CGACCAGCGAGCAGAGCAGCACCGCCACGGTGCTCAGCAGCAACCTGCAGAGCATCGCTCAGGCCAACGGCGAGCAGCGTGAAGTGATTGCCAATCTGGCCCACACCTCCAAGGAACTGGAGACCCTGGCTGCCGATCTGCACCGCGAAGTCGAGCGCTTCCGCTAAGCGCTCGCTACGGCACGCGCAACTGTCTGGCAGTTGCGCGTTTGCCGCCTTGCTGCCCTGTTCTGGGCATCTGAAAACCCGCTGTCATCGTCGTGAAAGCACTCTGTGCCAGGCTCAATGCCGGGCACGGGGTTTTCGTGTGGGGGCCGCGGCTGTGCAGCATTTCGCTGTGTTGCGTGTGGAATCCAAAACGCTCGGGAAACGACAGTGCCCTCAGGGACAATTTTTGATTGATCTGAGCGGGGCATGGTCTTAAAGTCCGCGGCCGAACGTCCATGCTGGCAACGATCCATCCGGCTCAAGTACTGACGACGAGAGGTTGCGGCGCCTGATTCCAGGCACGGCAATTCTCGGCGACATGCCTTGGGAAGTAGGCGAACCAAAGTGGGGAAACTGATCAGACGTTCCAGGCCTGGCAACAGGCTTTCCGGTCTGTTGTTAATGGCCGCCCCCGACACCCGGTTGAACCTGTGCCCGGTTCAACTGCCCGAATCATAGTGTTCATGGTTTAGCCATTTGGAGCCCCGCATGTCGATCAAGGTCGAAGATTACTACCCACGCGAAACCTTCAACCGCATGAAGAACTTCGCAGACCAGCATGAAACCCCGTTCGTGGTGATCGACACCGCGATCATCAAGCAGGCCTATGACGACCTGCGCGCCGGTTTCGAATTCGCCAAGGTGTACTACGCCGTCAAGGCCAACCCGGCGATCGAGATCATCGAGTTGCTGCGCGACAAAGGCTCGAACTTCGACATCGCCTCGATCTACGAGCTGGACAAGGTGCTGTCGGCTGGCGTCACCCCGGATCGCATGAGCTACGGCAACACCATCAAGAAAGCCCGTGACGTTCGCTACTTCTACGAGAAGGGCGTGCGCCTGTTCGCCACCGACTCGGAAGCCGACCTGCGCAACATCGCCAAGGCCGCACCGGGCTCGAAGATCTACGTACGTATCCTCACCGAAGGCTCGACTTCTGCCGATTGGCCGCTGTCGCGCAAGTTCGGCTGCCAGACCGACATGGCCATGGACCTGCTGATCCTCGCCAAGCAACTGGGCCTGGTGCCTTATGGCATTTCCTTCCACGTGGGCTCACAGCAGCGCGACATCGACGTGTGGGATGCCGCCATCGCCAAGGTCAAGGTGATCTTCGAGCGTTTGAAGGAAGAAGACGGCATCGTGCTGCAGATGATCAACATGGGTGGCGGCTTCCCGGCCAACTACATCACCCGTACCAACAGCCTGGAAACCTACGCTGAAGAAATCATCCGCTTCCTCAAGGACGATTTCGGCGACGAGCTGCCGGAAATCATCCTCGAGCCAGGCCGCTCGCTGATCGCCAACGCCGGCATCCTGGTCAGCGAAGTGGTGTTGGTCGCGCGCAAGTCGCGTACCGCCGTCGAGCGTTGGGTGTACACCGATGTGGGCAAGTTCAGCGGCCTGATCGAAACCATGGACGAAGCCATCAAATTCCCGGTCTGGACCGAGAAGAAGGGCGAGATGGAAGAAGTGGTCATCGCCGGGCCGACCTGCGACAGCGCCGACATTATGTACGAGCACTACAAGTACGGCCTGCCGCTGAACCTGGCCAGTGGTGATCGCCTGTACTGGTTCTCCACCGGCGCCTACACCACCAGCTACAGCGCGGTTGAATTCAACGGCTTCCCGCCGC
Coding sequences:
- a CDS encoding type III PLP-dependent enzyme, whose product is MSIKVEDYYPRETFNRMKNFADQHETPFVVIDTAIIKQAYDDLRAGFEFAKVYYAVKANPAIEIIELLRDKGSNFDIASIYELDKVLSAGVTPDRMSYGNTIKKARDVRYFYEKGVRLFATDSEADLRNIAKAAPGSKIYVRILTEGSTSADWPLSRKFGCQTDMAMDLLILAKQLGLVPYGISFHVGSQQRDIDVWDAAIAKVKVIFERLKEEDGIVLQMINMGGGFPANYITRTNSLETYAEEIIRFLKDDFGDELPEIILEPGRSLIANAGILVSEVVLVARKSRTAVERWVYTDVGKFSGLIETMDEAIKFPVWTEKKGEMEEVVIAGPTCDSADIMYEHYKYGLPLNLASGDRLYWFSTGAYTTSYSAVEFNGFPPLKSFYL